In Aedes albopictus strain Foshan chromosome 3, AalbF5, whole genome shotgun sequence, the following are encoded in one genomic region:
- the LOC115265241 gene encoding farnesol dehydrogenase, with protein sequence MDRWVGKVAVVTGASSGIGAGIAKDLAKAGMVVVGLARRVERIEALKAHLPESARSRLHAVKCDVSKEENIQQVFQWVEKKFGGVDVLVNNAGMLRQTDLLETGNAQMIRDTLDVNVMGLVLCSQIAYQSMKKRSVDGHIVHINSVTGHKVFDIPQSNIYPATKHAVTAITETMRNELRNAGSKIKVTSISPGVVSTEIIPEAMLGAGLPMLEAEDISGAVLYVLGTHPRVQIHELIIKPVGEKF encoded by the exons ATGGACCGCTGGGTAGGAAAAGTGGCCGTAGTGACCGGAGCAAGTTCCGGCATTGGTGCTGGTATCGCAAAGGATTTGGCCAAGGCCGGTATGGTGGTTGTTGGACTGGCTCGCCGAGTGGAACGTATTGAAGCGTTGAAAGCGCACTTGCCGGAATCGGCTAGAAGTCGGCTACACGCGGTCAAGTGTGATGTATCCAAGGAAGAGAACATCCAGCAGGTGTTCCAATGGGTGGAGAAGAAGTTCGGAGGCGTTGACGTGCTGGTCAACAATGCCGGAATGCTGCGGCAAACGGATCTGTTGGAGACCGGGAATGCTCAAATGATACGTGATACGTTGGATGTCAATGTGATGGGACTGGTGCTGTGCAGTCAGATCGCTTATCAATCGATGAAGAAGCGCTCGGTCGATGGCCATATTGTGCACATCAACAGTGTTACCGGTCACAAAGTGTTCGATATTCCGCAGTCGAATATCTATCCAGCAACGAAGCACGCAGTCACGGCCATCACGGAAACGATGAGGAACGAACTGAGGAACGCCGGATCAAAAATTAAGGTTACG AGTATTAGTCCAGGTGTAGTTAGCACCGAAATCATACCGGAAGCGATGCTAGGAGCAGGCCTCCCTATGTTGGAAGCGGAAGACATTTCGGGAGCTGTATTGTACGTTCTTGGAACACATCCTCGGGTGCAAATTCATGAATTGATCATTAAACCTGTTGGCGAAAAATTTTAG